TGAAGGTGGAACTTCATAAAATAATGCATTTTCTTCCCTTAGTTCTAAATTTAAAAATTTTTCTTTTCTAAATTTTTGAGCAACACTTGGATTTTGTACAAAATCCATAAAGATCTGTCTCGCGCTAAAGGCGTCATCATCTTTAATACCAAAAGAGCTTGCCATTTTTGTAGTCAGCCGTTCATCAATTAAAAAAACGTCGTACCCTTTTTCTACTAATTTATTTGCAAAAGTTAGAACTTTAAGACTCTGTGTTGAATAGTTTCCACTCATTGATAATGGGATACCCATGACGATCTTTTTGGCATTTGAAATAAGTTTCATAATATCTTTAGTTTTTACAGCGCCGCTTTTTGAAATAAAGTTGTTTCCTATTGCGTATCCGCATTTGCTATTTCCATAGTCGATTGCTATTATCATTGTACACCTCTATATTTCAAGATATGTATCATACATATCTCTTTCTTCAATCATCTTATAAATATCCTTTATTGAATTATTTAGTAAGAACATAGTATATCTTTCAAAGTATCTAAGTTCAAATTCACGTTCAATATTTCTAAGAATTTTTTTTCTTTCTTTGTAATCTTTTATTGCTTGATTTAATATCTTCGGAGAAATTGATACATTTTTGGAGAAATTCAAAAATTCTTCTTTGTTTTTTATATTATTTTCAAAGAATTCTTTTACTGCATTTTCGAGGTTTTCTGGAAATAGTTTTTTTAGATGTTCCATTCTCTTTTTGGCGTCCTCTTCGTTGTAATAAAGCTGCAAAATGGTATATGAATCTCCAGAAACTGCATCTATCAATTCTTTAACAGAAAGTGGAAAATCAAAAAGTCTTATTTCTGAACCATTAGGAAGCATCGAAGGGAGTCCATCTGAATTTGTTGATGATACTAATTTTTTTATTCTTCCTTTTTTAATAAGTGTGCTTATAGCCTTTTTTTGGAAATCCTCTAAAATTGGGCTGTAGAATACCAGATCTTTAAATTTGTATCCTTTAGTAATTAATTTTTCATAGAATTTTGTTACGTAGTTATAGTTTGAAAACAAGAATGCAATAGAATCAACGTCATAGTCAATAGTCTTTTTTGAATTCCTTCTATCTTCAAGGCCAAAGTTTAGTTTTCTTTCTTCACTATATAAAGGAATGTTGGTGTCAAATTTATATAGACTTGTAATTATCAATTTTTCTTTTTTTAATTTTTCTAAAAGTTTTTCATACATTTCAGTTGATAGAGCCGACAAAATATGTATTTCATTTAATACAATAAAGTCGAAATCATCAACCGGAATTTGTTCTTCAACTATCATAACTGCATTTGTAATAACATGGTTTGAAATTTTTCTATTTAAAGAATTTACAAATGAAAGGTCCTTAGGTGAGTGCCTTGAGAGGCTTTCATCTACATGGAGTGCCTCAATGTTATTTGGATTTACTATTAAAGTTCTTCCTTTTTGCATTAAAAGCATTAAAAATGCGTTTCTTGTCATTGGATCCATTTGTAAAACAAAAGGTCTTTGGATATGAAGATACTTTTCAACTTTTTCATACCTTTGAGAAAGCTCATCAAAAACTCCAAAGTGTTTAAATTCTTCTTCTTTTTGTGATTTCCAGTCATTTGTAAATGAATAAATGAAGTATTTATCGTTGTAATCTTCTTCGTGAATGGAAGAAATTTTAAAATCTAAGATATTTAAAATAGGTCCAACTCCATTTTTCCTTATATTTGCAACAACATCTAATGATGTAAGAAATGCTTGAATTGCAGGTATATCATAATAGTTTTTTCTAAGACCAAATCCAATGCCTTCCACAGTTTGTTTGTTTTTGCCTTTAAGGATCATCCTTACGTTGGAGTTGGTGTTTCCAAAGAATCGTATTCTATCAACAATACTATCTTTAATTAAGAAAACAGGTTCAGGATTTCCATGGCCAAATGGTTCCAAATACCTTAGGGAATCTATGATTTCATCATTTATATCATCAACTTCTAAAATTGAGTCTATCTCAATTTTTGAGTCTACTTCGAAAAATGTATTTCCAAATTTTTCTGATATTGCTTCAATTAATTCTGGTATTTTCTCGTTCTTTATGCTAAATCCTATTGCCATTGGATGGCCTCCAAATTCTTCGAAATAACTTGCAAAATCTGATAAAACTTCTAAAATATTTACACCATCCACGCTTCTACCTGAGCCTCTTCCAATTCCGTTTTCCAAAGATACAACTAAAGAAGGTTTGTTATATTTTTGAACTAATTTTGTGGCTACAATTCCTAAAACACCTGCATGCCAGTTGTCACCGCTTACAATTAAAATTGGCAGATCTTTAATTTTAGAATGTTCAATCTTTTCTATTGCTTCTTTGAAGATTTTGTTTTCAATCTCTTGCCTAGTAAAGTTGTATCCCATTAACATTTCAGCAAGTTGTTCTGCAGAAGAAATGTTATCAGTCATTATTAGTTTGTAAGCATCTTCTGCTGAATAAAGTCTTCCCGCTGCATTCAATTTTGGTGCAAGCCTGTATCCTATATCTTGACTTGATATATTTGTAATATTTAATTTTTTCAT
This DNA window, taken from Thermosipho africanus Ob7, encodes the following:
- the ruvX gene encoding Holliday junction resolvase RuvX, with the translated sequence MIIAIDYGNSKCGYAIGNNFISKSGAVKTKDIMKLISNAKKIVMGIPLSMSGNYSTQSLKVLTFANKLVEKGYDVFLIDERLTTKMASSFGIKDDDAFSARQIFMDFVQNPSVAQKFRKEKFLNLELREENALFYEVPPSKNIKADALTKDYSIAFLHLSIGNFTYSNPDTLDKKYNIVITKKEFEKNGKNFLKSGGKIILV
- the recJ gene encoding single-stranded-DNA-specific exonuclease RecJ, with the translated sequence MKWELKKFNKELAQKISEELSLPFLTSQLLVTRGYTDFEEIEKFLYPSKKHLRSPFLLKDMDKAVRYLLEAREKKLPVFVYGDYDVDGITGVATLVTFLSKYGWKVDYYIPNRLDEGYGIQPQVVEEYFKKGYRVLLSVDCGITSFEAVEKARELGMYVIITDHHTIKDKIPEAHAVVDPKREDETYPFRDFAGVGVAYKLISAVAQELGIPGDEVDEVLDIVALGTIADMVDLVDENRYIVKEGLKRLNATNRIGLLQLMKKLNITNISSQDIGYRLAPKLNAAGRLYSAEDAYKLIMTDNISSAEQLAEMLMGYNFTRQEIENKIFKEAIEKIEHSKIKDLPILIVSGDNWHAGVLGIVATKLVQKYNKPSLVVSLENGIGRGSGRSVDGVNILEVLSDFASYFEEFGGHPMAIGFSIKNEKIPELIEAISEKFGNTFFEVDSKIEIDSILEVDDINDEIIDSLRYLEPFGHGNPEPVFLIKDSIVDRIRFFGNTNSNVRMILKGKNKQTVEGIGFGLRKNYYDIPAIQAFLTSLDVVANIRKNGVGPILNILDFKISSIHEEDYNDKYFIYSFTNDWKSQKEEEFKHFGVFDELSQRYEKVEKYLHIQRPFVLQMDPMTRNAFLMLLMQKGRTLIVNPNNIEALHVDESLSRHSPKDLSFVNSLNRKISNHVITNAVMIVEEQIPVDDFDFIVLNEIHILSALSTEMYEKLLEKLKKEKLIITSLYKFDTNIPLYSEERKLNFGLEDRRNSKKTIDYDVDSIAFLFSNYNYVTKFYEKLITKGYKFKDLVFYSPILEDFQKKAISTLIKKGRIKKLVSSTNSDGLPSMLPNGSEIRLFDFPLSVKELIDAVSGDSYTILQLYYNEEDAKKRMEHLKKLFPENLENAVKEFFENNIKNKEEFLNFSKNVSISPKILNQAIKDYKERKKILRNIEREFELRYFERYTMFLLNNSIKDIYKMIEERDMYDTYLEI